In one Neobacillus sp. WH10 genomic region, the following are encoded:
- a CDS encoding transporter substrate-binding domain-containing protein, translating into MMRNKKFLKVIITALSLFILLAGCGISSTSSESSDAKNKSSKVRKVKIAYDQASKPISYIDDKGNPTGYDVEMMKLVDKLLPEYEFEFVGTSSDDLLLGVEQGKYQAGVKNAFWTQERTEKFIFPKEFLGLSSAGLVLKKKNENIKSLADFASAGLTLAPIAANNAQYTIIDEYNKANPDNKVKLKAGDSFTVDVVQWVNEGRVDGGVMIEGPFQKQVIADDGPYHNLKNEVVYNEFAVIKTWPLFNKKEQAFADAFDKALKKLKEEKKPNELSKKFYGRDLFEVLDTVKR; encoded by the coding sequence ATGATGAGAAATAAAAAGTTTTTAAAGGTAATCATAACAGCTTTATCGTTGTTCATTCTGTTAGCAGGATGCGGCATCAGTTCCACGTCTAGTGAATCATCAGATGCAAAAAATAAATCTTCAAAGGTAAGAAAGGTAAAGATCGCCTATGACCAAGCTTCAAAGCCCATCTCCTATATCGATGATAAAGGAAATCCAACTGGATATGATGTAGAAATGATGAAATTGGTCGATAAATTACTTCCTGAATACGAATTTGAATTCGTTGGAACATCAAGTGACGACTTATTACTGGGGGTTGAACAAGGGAAGTATCAGGCAGGCGTGAAAAATGCCTTCTGGACACAGGAAAGGACAGAGAAATTTATCTTTCCAAAAGAATTCCTTGGACTGAGCAGCGCAGGTCTTGTCTTAAAGAAGAAAAATGAAAATATTAAATCTCTGGCAGATTTTGCCTCCGCGGGCTTAACCTTAGCGCCAATTGCTGCTAACAACGCGCAATATACCATTATTGATGAATATAACAAGGCCAATCCGGATAATAAAGTCAAATTGAAAGCTGGAGATTCCTTTACAGTGGACGTTGTTCAATGGGTAAACGAAGGTCGGGTTGACGGCGGTGTCATGATTGAAGGTCCATTTCAAAAGCAGGTCATTGCTGATGACGGTCCCTATCATAATCTAAAAAATGAGGTTGTTTACAATGAATTCGCCGTCATCAAAACTTGGCCATTATTTAACAAAAAGGAACAGGCATTTGCCGATGCTTTTGACAAAGCCCTCAAAAAACTGAAAGAAGAAAAGAAACCGAACGAATTAAGCAAGAAGTTCTATGGCAGAGATTTGTTCGAGGTATTGGATACTGTCAAAAGATAA
- a CDS encoding Xaa-Pro dipeptidyl-peptidase, whose product MRKKFLSVSLCSVLSLSLVAGVDTWTVKAETKQNQTAAAQNVSNQKGNLLEWNGIPLNGLIPETASDATKIELENGMTKPIYSTDDAIIENLFVETEIDSDRDGKRDKVSIKVYRPKTEPGIKVPVIYEMSPYRSGILDVPVFNVDVDLIPVNHPGNGNGRGGKPFAIAEGQAANLGSLGNYYVPRGYGVILAESIGTGKSEGCPTTGDDREILGTRAVIDWLNGRAKAFTVDGKEVSADWSTGNVGMTGASYNGTLPNAVAATGVDGLKTIIPVAAISSWYDYYRANGAVIAPGGYQGEDTDNMAEAVLTRNNPQVCKDVIAELKAAQDRETGDYSEFWAGRDYVKNANKVKASVLVVHGLNDWNVKTKQFAQWWEALEKNNVPRKLWLHQGGHSGASGNNWPQTQNKWFDYYLYGIENGIMKEPAVDIQREDKTWSKEANWPAPGSVDTRLHLTGTGNDLGGLHLNPVPNQPHNTQTIIDDPLKKANTLIANPELNSSNRLAYVTSELTGEVRLSGTPKVNIRASIDRPVANLTALLVDYSSSSNPVIVSRGWVDPQNLHAADRSESLVPGRDYTFEWDMQPKDYVFKAGHRIGVVLIASDYDYTIRPKAGTKITITPTRSEITLPIVGGRNAFNQ is encoded by the coding sequence GTGAGGAAAAAATTTTTGTCCGTTAGTTTGTGTTCAGTTCTTTCACTTTCATTAGTAGCTGGAGTAGATACTTGGACAGTAAAAGCAGAAACTAAGCAAAATCAAACAGCTGCGGCTCAAAATGTCTCTAACCAAAAGGGGAATTTACTAGAGTGGAATGGGATCCCGCTGAATGGATTGATTCCAGAAACAGCATCGGATGCAACAAAAATCGAACTTGAAAATGGAATGACAAAACCAATCTACTCTACCGACGACGCAATTATTGAAAACTTGTTTGTTGAGACAGAGATAGATAGTGACAGAGACGGTAAGCGTGACAAGGTCTCCATTAAAGTATACCGTCCTAAAACCGAGCCGGGGATTAAGGTTCCTGTTATTTATGAGATGAGTCCTTATCGCTCAGGCATTCTAGATGTCCCTGTCTTTAATGTCGATGTTGACTTAATTCCAGTTAACCACCCAGGTAATGGGAACGGACGGGGCGGCAAGCCATTTGCAATTGCGGAAGGACAAGCTGCCAATCTCGGTTCTTTAGGGAATTACTATGTCCCGCGTGGCTATGGAGTTATTCTTGCGGAGAGTATTGGGACAGGCAAATCGGAAGGGTGTCCGACTACAGGGGATGATCGAGAAATTCTTGGTACAAGAGCTGTTATTGATTGGTTAAACGGTCGTGCTAAAGCATTTACTGTGGATGGAAAAGAAGTTTCTGCTGATTGGTCAACAGGGAATGTGGGAATGACAGGTGCTTCCTACAACGGGACCTTGCCAAATGCGGTTGCCGCTACCGGTGTGGACGGATTGAAAACGATTATCCCAGTGGCCGCAATCAGCAGCTGGTACGACTATTATCGTGCCAACGGAGCGGTTATTGCTCCTGGCGGCTATCAAGGTGAAGACACTGATAATATGGCTGAAGCTGTGTTAACACGAAACAATCCTCAAGTTTGTAAAGATGTCATTGCCGAGCTAAAAGCTGCTCAAGACCGTGAAACTGGTGACTATAGTGAGTTCTGGGCAGGACGTGATTATGTGAAGAATGCCAATAAGGTGAAGGCTAGTGTTCTTGTCGTTCATGGGCTTAATGATTGGAACGTCAAGACAAAACAATTCGCGCAGTGGTGGGAAGCATTAGAAAAGAACAATGTCCCTCGAAAATTGTGGCTGCATCAGGGCGGTCATTCAGGTGCTTCAGGGAATAACTGGCCTCAGACCCAAAATAAATGGTTTGATTATTATCTGTACGGAATTGAAAACGGAATTATGAAGGAGCCTGCTGTCGATATCCAGCGGGAGGACAAAACCTGGAGCAAGGAAGCCAACTGGCCGGCACCAGGTTCGGTAGATACAAGGCTACATTTAACAGGCACTGGAAATGATTTAGGGGGGCTTCATCTGAATCCTGTTCCAAATCAGCCGCATAATACACAAACAATTATTGATGATCCATTGAAGAAGGCTAATACACTGATAGCGAATCCAGAGCTAAATTCTTCAAATCGATTAGCTTACGTCACCTCGGAATTAACTGGGGAAGTTCGGTTAAGCGGTACACCTAAAGTAAATATACGGGCAAGCATTGACCGCCCTGTTGCGAACTTAACAGCACTGCTAGTTGACTATAGTAGTTCGTCAAACCCTGTTATTGTGTCGCGAGGCTGGGTCGATCCGCAAAATCTTCATGCAGCTGATCGTTCAGAATCACTTGTTCCAGGCAGAGACTACACCTTCGAATGGGACATGCAGCCTAAAGACTATGTATTTAAGGCAGGTCACCGTATTGGCGTTGTTCTCATCGCCAGTGATTACGACTATACGATTCGTCCTAAAGCCGGTACAAAAATCACAATAACGCCAACCCGTAGTGAAATAACATTGCCAATTGTCGGAGGCCGTAACGCCTTTAATCAATAA
- a CDS encoding tubulin-like doman-containing protein gives MVKPIGILGVGQAGGNIAEIASSMGFQTALINTNQRDGLVNTRVEKKYFVPGYNGAGQDRSIGLRAVNENYREMIDFVQKSFKNIRLLLVAFSTDGGTGSGMSPLLIDLLLDQLPGVNIGAIAVVPDRNVLAGNRINAAECIEEISKIDSLSSVFLVDNDQMRKLNPQSSKHQIYLSSNHQVMEAINHVLQVTKKSSFYGNFDETDLMNILGTRGVTIISSAAITDAKTTSDVASKIQQSWANSIFCPVEAAGVIRAGLIYEGPEKMAKLINVPAVFEKVGEPLELFEGTYISESDPTITTILAGLPFPARRMLALEESLEKNKDRLQNLVNKEYSQRYESRISWASNLKARPQERKSGNISSKLSKYQK, from the coding sequence ATGGTGAAACCAATTGGAATCCTGGGAGTCGGTCAAGCAGGCGGGAATATTGCGGAAATTGCATCATCCATGGGTTTTCAAACCGCGCTTATCAACACGAATCAGCGCGACGGGTTAGTGAACACGAGAGTTGAGAAGAAGTATTTTGTTCCCGGGTATAATGGAGCCGGGCAAGATCGATCCATCGGATTAAGAGCTGTTAATGAAAACTATCGAGAGATGATTGACTTTGTACAGAAGTCTTTTAAGAACATAAGGCTTTTATTAGTGGCCTTCTCTACTGACGGGGGTACTGGCTCTGGGATGAGTCCGCTATTAATTGACCTGTTATTGGATCAGCTGCCTGGAGTCAACATTGGTGCGATTGCAGTTGTCCCTGATCGTAACGTGTTAGCAGGTAACCGAATCAATGCTGCTGAGTGCATCGAGGAGATTTCCAAGATAGACTCGCTTTCATCTGTGTTCCTTGTCGACAATGATCAAATGCGGAAATTAAACCCACAATCCAGTAAACATCAAATTTATCTTTCTTCTAATCATCAGGTCATGGAAGCAATTAATCATGTGTTGCAAGTTACGAAAAAGAGTTCTTTTTACGGAAACTTTGATGAAACCGATCTGATGAATATACTGGGAACAAGAGGGGTAACGATTATATCTTCAGCTGCGATAACGGACGCAAAGACAACCTCAGACGTAGCAAGTAAAATACAGCAATCCTGGGCAAACTCGATATTTTGTCCTGTTGAAGCAGCAGGAGTCATTCGTGCAGGTTTAATTTATGAAGGACCAGAAAAAATGGCTAAACTAATTAATGTCCCAGCAGTTTTTGAAAAGGTGGGGGAACCGCTGGAATTGTTTGAAGGAACCTATATTTCCGAATCGGACCCGACGATAACGACAATTCTAGCAGGACTGCCATTTCCTGCACGGCGAATGCTGGCTCTAGAGGAATCGCTTGAGAAAAACAAGGATCGGTTACAGAACCTGGTAAATAAGGAATATTCACAGAGGTATGAGTCCCGAATATCGTGGGCTTCCAATCTAAAAGCTAGACCGCAGGAGAGAAAGTCAGGAAACATTTCATCGAAGTTATCTAAGTATCAAAAATAA
- a CDS encoding GyrI-like domain-containing protein, with protein sequence MAEKIDYKKTFKSFYLPKAKPEIIDVPKMKYIMISGTGDPNSEEFEKAVEALYALSYAVKMSYKTKDVPPGYYEYTVFPLEGIWDLIDPSLSEKDKHNFKYTIMIRQPDFLTDELFEKFLAHTKKKKPNPYLEKAVLGEMTDGLCCQMMHKGSYDDEPESFAKMQLYCKEQGYIRTNKTHREIYLSDPRRTDAAKMKTVLRFNVEKSI encoded by the coding sequence ATGGCTGAAAAAATTGATTATAAAAAGACGTTTAAAAGCTTTTACTTGCCGAAAGCAAAGCCTGAAATAATTGATGTACCGAAGATGAAATATATCATGATTAGCGGGACTGGCGATCCAAACAGTGAGGAATTTGAAAAAGCAGTGGAAGCGTTATACGCTCTGAGTTATGCGGTGAAAATGTCTTACAAAACGAAGGATGTCCCTCCAGGCTACTACGAATATACAGTTTTTCCTCTTGAGGGAATTTGGGATTTAATCGATCCATCACTATCGGAAAAAGATAAGCACAACTTCAAATACACGATTATGATTCGCCAACCCGATTTTTTAACAGATGAATTGTTTGAAAAGTTCTTAGCACACACCAAAAAGAAAAAGCCAAACCCATATCTAGAAAAAGCAGTTCTTGGTGAAATGACCGATGGATTGTGCTGTCAAATGATGCACAAAGGCAGCTACGACGATGAGCCTGAGAGCTTTGCTAAAATGCAGTTATATTGTAAGGAGCAAGGATATATTCGAACCAATAAAACCCATCGAGAAATCTACTTATCCGACCCCAGAAGGACGGATGCCGCTAAGATGAAAACGGTTTTAAGATTCAATGTTGAAAAATCGATATAA
- a CDS encoding amino acid ABC transporter ATP-binding protein encodes MLEIKNIHKSFGKSEILKGVDLRIDKGDVVVILGPSGSGKTTLLRCINFLEKADQGHAIFGSTDVNLKTASKKQIHDIRQKVAFVFQNYNLFNNKTALENVTEGLIIGRKVPKPEAIEIGKRALDKVGLSEKYHAHPVELSGGQQQRVGIARAVALNPDIILFDEPTSALDPELVGEVLTVMKNIAKEGTTMLVVTHEMSFAKDVANRVVFMDGGVIVEEGSPKEIFTNPKEERTQQFLKRVLPEDYIFYI; translated from the coding sequence ATGTTAGAAATTAAAAATATTCATAAATCATTTGGAAAAAGTGAGATTTTAAAAGGCGTGGATTTACGCATTGACAAGGGTGATGTGGTTGTCATCCTTGGACCAAGCGGTTCCGGTAAAACCACGCTACTCAGGTGTATTAACTTTCTGGAAAAAGCAGATCAAGGGCATGCTATTTTTGGGTCTACGGATGTCAATTTGAAAACAGCTTCCAAAAAGCAAATTCACGATATCAGACAAAAGGTCGCGTTTGTCTTCCAAAATTACAATCTATTTAATAATAAGACCGCACTTGAAAATGTAACAGAGGGACTGATTATTGGCAGAAAGGTTCCGAAACCTGAAGCAATCGAAATAGGCAAAAGGGCATTGGATAAAGTCGGTCTGTCAGAAAAATATCACGCCCATCCTGTTGAATTATCAGGCGGACAGCAGCAAAGGGTCGGGATTGCCAGAGCTGTTGCTTTAAATCCGGATATCATTTTGTTTGATGAACCAACCTCTGCCCTCGATCCGGAATTAGTCGGGGAGGTATTAACGGTGATGAAAAATATCGCCAAAGAAGGAACCACCATGTTAGTCGTGACCCACGAAATGTCGTTTGCGAAGGATGTAGCTAACCGTGTGGTCTTTATGGATGGCGGCGTCATTGTTGAAGAAGGGTCCCCTAAGGAGATTTTCACCAATCCAAAGGAAGAAAGAACCCAGCAGTTCTTAAAGAGAGTTTTACCGGAGGATTATATCTTTTACATTTAG
- a CDS encoding amino acid ABC transporter permease: MEKYFDAKYIWESFPLLIPYIKVTFLVAGLSVLFGTLLGFILAVMKLGNSKIAQKIANGYTTALRCTPSIVLLFLVYYGIPKIAENFGLNLSDVDKIVFIVITFSLQFAAAMSEVIRSAYQSIDRGQFEAAVSVGLSNTQAYRRIIFPQAFVVSLPNFGNSLLELIKEGSLAYTIGLIDVMGKASLIIDGRFNAHAFETYLALSIIYWVISIVIEQFFLKLEKGFSKGKQVIKPT; this comes from the coding sequence ATGGAGAAATACTTTGATGCCAAATATATCTGGGAGTCATTCCCGCTGTTAATCCCCTATATAAAAGTGACATTTCTAGTTGCCGGTCTATCCGTTCTGTTTGGAACACTTTTAGGTTTCATTTTAGCTGTAATGAAATTAGGAAACAGTAAGATTGCTCAGAAAATCGCCAATGGGTATACGACAGCATTAAGATGTACACCCTCGATTGTCCTGCTCTTCCTTGTTTACTATGGAATTCCGAAAATTGCCGAAAATTTCGGCTTAAACCTTAGCGACGTTGATAAAATCGTCTTTATTGTCATTACCTTTTCCCTGCAATTTGCCGCTGCTATGTCTGAAGTGATCCGCTCAGCTTATCAATCGATTGATCGAGGGCAATTTGAGGCTGCAGTTAGTGTAGGGTTAAGTAACACACAAGCGTACAGGAGAATCATCTTTCCACAGGCGTTTGTCGTTTCCCTGCCAAACTTCGGCAACAGTTTACTTGAGTTGATAAAAGAGGGTTCTTTAGCATATACAATCGGATTAATTGATGTAATGGGGAAAGCAAGCCTGATTATCGATGGCCGTTTTAATGCTCATGCCTTTGAAACGTATCTTGCCTTATCGATTATCTATTGGGTGATTTCCATAGTGATTGAGCAGTTTTTCCTGAAGCTAGAAAAAGGCTTTAGTAAAGGAAAACAAGTCATAAAACCAACATAA
- a CDS encoding amino acid ABC transporter permease, which translates to MSESLNYQFLVKTFFTALSGVPTALIITIVALLIALPLGFLLALTRINRISFLHRFAQVYVSFVRGTPVIVQIFIIYSSVPLVLTSIFKKFQIETNVYDINPIWYAFIVFSLNTTAILIEVFRSALSTVSKGQLEAAYSVGLTNVQAFRRIIIPQTLVVALPNICTATVNLIKATSLGYAMSLQEITLRAKVAANVGYNYVEAYIDIFLVYLILCSLVEFLFKLYEKRLRKYKAANA; encoded by the coding sequence GTGTCCGAGAGTCTAAATTATCAGTTTTTAGTAAAGACATTTTTCACCGCATTATCAGGAGTACCCACCGCACTTATTATAACGATTGTCGCCTTACTAATTGCCCTTCCGCTAGGGTTCTTACTCGCGTTAACAAGAATCAATCGAATTTCCTTCCTCCATCGTTTTGCTCAAGTTTATGTATCTTTTGTAAGAGGCACACCTGTCATTGTGCAAATTTTTATTATCTATAGCAGTGTCCCCTTGGTACTAACTTCGATATTTAAAAAGTTTCAGATTGAAACGAATGTTTATGATATCAATCCGATTTGGTACGCCTTCATTGTTTTCTCATTGAATACGACAGCTATCTTAATCGAGGTGTTTCGTTCAGCGCTTAGCACGGTTAGCAAGGGTCAGCTGGAAGCCGCTTATTCAGTCGGATTAACCAATGTGCAGGCATTTAGGAGAATTATTATCCCTCAGACATTGGTTGTCGCCTTACCAAATATATGTACTGCAACCGTCAATCTGATTAAAGCTACCTCTTTGGGATATGCGATGTCCTTGCAGGAAATTACACTGCGAGCAAAAGTAGCAGCCAATGTCGGCTACAATTATGTTGAGGCGTACATCGATATCTTTCTGGTCTATTTGATTTTATGTAGTTTAGTAGAATTTTTATTTAAATTATATGAAAAACGGTTACGGAAATATAAAGCAGCAAATGCCTAA